The window CAGGCGTTGGAGTCGGCGCAGGTGTCGGAGTCGGAGTCGGAGTCGGCGCAGGAGTCGGAGTCGGCGCCACAATGGCGTCAGAAATCCCCAGAATAGTCGCCGGCAAAGTACCCAGAGTCGCAGCGCCTACGGGAGCCTGAAGCTGCAAAATCGCCGTTTCAGTTCCTTCAGCTAAGCCATCAGCCACCAGATTAAAACTGATAGTCTTGGGCGAGGTTTCCCCGTCAGCAAAACTAACCGTTTGGGGCTGCGCCACATTGTAGTCAGCAGGACTCGCTTGACCGTTAGCTCCACCCGGAGAGACAGTATAGTTTACCGATACTGCGCCTTGGCTGCCGCCCGTGCGCGTAACTTGCACCGTAGCATTGCCGCCTTCGGTACCGTTGAAAGTAGGCTGGCTGAAGTTGAGAATTCCGCCGGGGGGAGTCGGTGTCGGCGTTGCAGGTACTGTCGGCTGATCGGAAATTCCAAAAATCGCCGCCGGCAAAGTGCCCAAAGTCGCGCCACCAACCGGAGGCAAAAGTTGCAAAATCGCTGTCTCAGTTCCTTCGGCTAAGCCGTCAGCTTTTAGATTGAAACTGATTTGAGCGGCAGTTTGTCCGTCAGTAAAGGTGACTGTCTGAGCGGGCGCGGCGGTGTAGTCGTCGGGAGTTGCGCCGTTGACTGCACTGGGAGTAATTATGTAGTTTGCCGATACTGCGCCCTGAGAGCCGCCGGTGCGCGTGACGTTGACTGTGACGTTATTTCCTTCTGTGCCGCTGTAGGTGGGCTGGCTGAAGTTCAAGACGCCTGCACCCACAACTGGAGTCGGGGTTGGGGCTGGGGTTGGAGTCGGTGTTGGCGTTGGCGTTGGTACCGGGAATCCGGCCGATTGGAACCACGCCGGATTCGCGCTCAGTTGGGCTGCGCTCAAACCTTGGATGTTGACTAAATACTCGCCGGTGCCGGTATCGCGAATGAGGGTGTTGCCGATCGCAATCCCATTCGATCCTGTACCATCAATAAACTGCAAATCGCTGAATTGCAGCCCGCCAAATAACTGGATGACATCATTTCCTGCCACTCGGAAGTCGGTAATTACGTCGGCATCGGGGACTCCGGGGCCGCCGGTGGTGGCTGTGGGTTTGCCGTCGCCGACTCGCCCGATCGCAAAAATGTCATTTCCGCCACCGCCGCTCATCGTATCAGAACCGAGGTCGCCGTAAAGCACATCGTCGCCGAGATCGCCCAGAATCAAGTCGTTGCCTTTGCCGCCGAACATCGTGTCATTATCTTTGCCGCCGAAGATAGTGTCGTTTCCGTCGTTGCCGAAAACGCTGTCATTGCCGATGTCGCCTCTAACTAAGTCGTTACCTTTGCCGCCGTATACTTGGTCATCGTCTTTACCGCCGTATACTTGATCGTCGCCTTCGTTGCCGTTCGCAATATCGTTGCCGGGGCCGCCGTATACCAGGTCATTTCCTGACCCTGCACTGATTGCATCATTGCCTTCTAGCCCGCTGATGGTGTCGTCACCCAGCAAATTTCCCAAACTAATTGTGCGTCCGTCT of the Microcoleus sp. bin38.metabat.b11b12b14.051 genome contains:
- a CDS encoding Calx-beta domain-containing protein, which produces MANITGTLGPDVMPGILPDGRTISLGNLLGDDTISGLEGNDAISAGSGNDLVYGGPGNDIANGNEGDDQVYGGKDDDQVYGGKGNDLVRGDIGNDSVFGNDGNDTIFGGKDNDTMFGGKGNDLILGDLGDDVLYGDLGSDTMSGGGGNDIFAIGRVGDGKPTATTGGPGVPDADVITDFRVAGNDVIQLFGGLQFSDLQFIDGTGSNGIAIGNTLIRDTGTGEYLVNIQGLSAAQLSANPAWFQSAGFPVPTPTPTPTPTPAPTPTPVVGAGVLNFSQPTYSGTEGNNVTVNVTRTGGSQGAVSANYIITPSAVNGATPDDYTAAPAQTVTFTDGQTAAQISFNLKADGLAEGTETAILQLLPPVGGATLGTLPAAIFGISDQPTVPATPTPTPPGGILNFSQPTFNGTEGGNATVQVTRTGGSQGAVSVNYTVSPGGANGQASPADYNVAQPQTVSFADGETSPKTISFNLVADGLAEGTETAILQLQAPVGAATLGTLPATILGISDAIVAPTPTPAPTPTPTPTPAPTPTPAPTPTPASIFQFSQQSYTVSEGGVATINVTRSGGTAAATIGYATVDGSATSSGTAPDYTVAAGSLNFAAGQNSASFTIAALSDMILESSETINLVLSGGNVGSNPSILTILDVPPVPTPTPTPTPFPTPTPFPTPTPAPTPTPAPTPTPGQNTFFFSAATYSVNEGQTAPITINRGGDLSVPATILFRTGDGTALAGGSQPDYTAVVQAVNFAPGQASAQVPVQSLFDSIAEPTETMNLFLSGGTLASPSAAVLSIVDTTAVPPTFFSYGSSPGSVADGAAGTFTINRSGNTGVSASIDFLIVAPGGGQPVNNVDFNIIGPYAQKPSGGAVNFNPGQTSVSLTINNVPGLTAGTVNLGFGPGAIGAPASTAITLL